TGCAGGGGACTGGGGTCGGGATGGAATCGGGGCTGTAGGGCTTGAAGCTGATGCCGAGGACGTTCTCCCGAGGCTGCGGGGGCCGGACGCTGAagatgctgctggctgcggAGGCATGGAGGGAGCTGGGCGATGCCGTGGTCTGTGAGCAGAGGGCTGTGTTATGGCAGTGGCCATCACCCGCTGCCCGATGCAAAGCTCTCAGCACCCCACTGGCACGGCTGAAAACCCCTTTGCCACGGAGTGTTTCCCCTTTTGGTGGCTGCTGGCCAAATTTTCCAAATGGATGGCTTCGATCAGAGCCATCAGCCGGGTGTTTGGCATCGGGTCAGCCACACCGTGGCCCAGTTCCACGGGGCTCTTGCCCCAATTTATGCATCTATCTTTAATTAGCCATTTGAAAAATACAGCGCAATTTCCAACTGTCATTTAGTAATACTTAATAATCAGTGTTTTCCAAGCCCTGAAACATCCTGCAGCCTGGAATGCTGTTCGGCAGTTATGTCACTCCTGACCTGTGAATTTGCAGAAGaatatgtatttgtttcctttcctccagaTACTCTCCCCCAGTGCTTCCCCAGCTTCAACCAGCTCCACAAGCAAAGcctctcattttccttcacGGATCTCATATCATATGCACTCAGCCCGTAAGAAAAGTCGTTTCCTCTGCTGTTgtcatttcatttgcaaaatctCAAATCTCTTCGGAAATGAGGAGTGACCGTGTGCCTTCTGGAGGCTGCGCACTGGTCCCAGCAggttccccctcccctcctggTGCCATTTCCCTCAGCTTGCACTGTACTGCTCTGTGAAGCCATCCATCAGCTGTCGCCAGGCAGAATTTTGACTGTGTCCCTAcacacagcatcactgctgTCCCATCGAGGGGGCATACAGAGGAGCCTGCATCCATTGGCAGCACAGCGCTCAGCTCCAGGGGACCGCTGTGCCCATCAGCAGCTGGGATTTAGCACATCCCttcacagccctgcagctgctgggatcACATTTCCCCATCACCAGGAGCACCCGAGTACAGGGCACAGCTCAGGGacagtgcagtgctggcagagctctgggcaTTGCTCCTTCCACCCAGATTCTCCCTGCCCTTGTGCTTCCTGCCAGGAGCCCAGGGCCCTCATGAGCACACCAGGAGCCTGCTCAGGCTCATGCTTTGTAAATATGGCTGTGCCCTTTCATGCAATGCGGCAGTGTCACTTCCTGGGCATTATCCCCTGAGTCACACACCTGGCGTGGCCACGCACAGGGTCTGCCACGAATTGAAAACCCCACATGGTGGGAAAACAGCTCTGGAGCAGCCTCTTCTGAGCCCCAACACAGCACCCGGGGCAGCCTCAGCACAGGcgctcagcacagcactgctgacatCTCCTACCCACCAGGAGCCACCTCCCACCCCACAGCATCGCCCACTGCTGCCCTGACCCACAGCGGATGCCTGACACCCTTCCCAGGCCAAGTTCCTCCCACACACAGATGAAGCTCTGCTCAATGCCAATGCAAATTCTACAATCTGGGTATCTGCAAGCTATCACCACCTCTGCTATCTCTTTCTGGATCCATCCTGCGGGGAGAGGAATGCTTCTCTTATCAGATCAGCCAAAGCCAAACCTCGACGTGGCACGGTAGAACAGCCCCGTTCCAGCAGGGAGCCAGCCGTGCTAAAGCATCTCTGGGTTACAAACATCTCACATGAACATCTACGCACACTATAGGTTAAATTGCTCTTACTATTGCTTTGCAGGAAGCACGCGGCCTTTCTCATGCCACGGAACTATTATTTACCCATTTCCTCAAAAGTCTAAAGTCCAAATATTGTTTTAAGCTCTATCACAGGAGCTAACCAACCCTTTATCACAGCACCCAGCAACCAGCACAACTAGTTACTGTTGGGTGACCACTGGAGCAGAGAGCAAACAGCAGAAGCTTTACAAGGATGATATTTCTGCCAGGAGCTATGAGTCGTGGCCACAAACCCTTTACTCATCTTCTGTCGGCTTTTGAACAAAAGTCAGACTCAGAGCCATGACTCTCTCACACATGTGGCTGTGGCTTGAGCCATTTCTCTGACACCCCCTCTGCAAACGTTCCACCTGCTGTGAGAGtgttcagcactgctgtggggtTAAGCCTAGAAGTCAGTAAGCAAGCGGGGATCAGTGACTTCTTTGATACGGGCAGAGCCTGAGCTGCAGGGAGTAGggagcctgcagcacagcccgTGGCTTACCCTGTTTGCACAGATAATGCCTCTACCTGTCTCAGCATCGTGGCTTTGGGCATCCCTTCCCCTCTGCATCACAGCCCAGAGCCCACGCACTGACCTCCTGCTCAAGGCTCAGCCTGCGATGGAGCTGGCAAATCCACACCAGGAAGTCACAAATCCCAGGGAGAAGGCAccgtggggctgggctggatcCAGGCGGGATGGGGAGGGAAGCGAGAGCAATCGTGGCAGTTTCGGAGTGGGAGGGAGAGCGGAAGCCACGTGGCACCTGCGGTGTTGCAACAGGAGCCGAGGCCCAGCAGCATCTcggaggagcaggaggagcagccacATGGAAAATCAGAGCACTGAGAGGGGCTGGAGGCAGTCTGCCTTAACCAGGGGGGCAGGCGATCATCTTTCTCAGCTGAGCTCAATGCTGTCACACAGGGAATCATCTTCCACCTGTGAGCGGAGTGCTGTGTCCCGTGCCAGGCCAGCTCTGTGTGcggacaatggggacattgtCCCCATGCTGCTGGGGGTGAGCCCTCCCGAGCCTGCAAGTGCCTGCAGTCCCTACGCAGCCCCACGGTTCCCATGAAGTGCTCTGCAGTGCTAGCCCAGATCTGAGCCCCCAGCTCAGCCAGTCACAGGGAGCCGGATGCTGTACAGGGGGCACGCACAGGGAAGTGAAAATCCTAAAGCAAAGGACATTTTGCGAGCGTGGGTGACAAGCCACTGAGGCAGCTCCATCGGGCCAGGGACAGGTTGCCATATAGCAGAGTGAGGAGCCCTTCAGGCAGAGACCAGAAATTGGTGCAGGGGGTGagtaagcactgctcagcccaTTCCAGAGATGGGCAAACTGAGGCACGGGCAGGTGAGCTGAGGGTGGTACCTGGGATGGCACATATAATCCATGCAACATCCAGGCGACCCAATATCCCCCCAGGGGATATCCAATACTGGGTAATATTCTCCATGTGCAGGCATTCAAATCCCAGCCCCGCTGTCACCATCGTGCTCCCACCTGGTTTGGGTGACACGGTTAGCTGGgttcacagagcacagcagcactggaggtGGGCAAGCTGAGCTTGGGACCTTGCAAAAAAAggacagggctgcaggcagcctcgTATAGAAAGCAGCCCAGATACAGGCTGCCTCAGGGGCACCTTTGCCTCCGGTACTGTGTCCtctccagccccatccctgcggCCCTGCGTACATCACGGCACAGCTCAGCGCAGTAATTACTGCCTCTTCCGGGAGGGCTGAGCCCCGTGCCAGCCGGGGATGTTTTGCTCATGACGGGATGCTCACTGCCCCTTGATGAGGCCTGACAGCTGACAGCGAGCCGGCCCTGAGCAACCCAGACCCTAAAAATGGGGGGGAAAAGCCAAGAATGTGGGTCAGGGAGGACCGCCGGGGCCAGCTGCACACTGCCAGTGCTGCCAGCATGCTGGGGGCCAGCAGAGCATGGCTCCCATGGGTGTTCTAGCAtcctgccctgctcagcagcctgcCCTCAGCTGGTCTCCATCCTTGCAAAGCCACTGGAGCCACAGATCCCTCAAATATGGGAAAGCAGTGGGGCTGAGATGCCCTGACAGCCCTTCCGACAGCATGGGGCTGAAGATGCTGGTGGCActcagcctcctccttccccctccacATCCTCACGGGCAGAGCTTCCCGGTCCTTCCCACACCAGCAGccactgcccagggaggcagggGACAGAAACCAGCCCTAAAACGCCCAAAGTGAGCAACTTACACAGGCCCCAGAGCAACCCCCAGCACCCCAGCCATATCCAGATCCCGAGTTGCCGCGAGTGCCTTACCGGAGAGGTTTTCCCTTCCATGGgccgctgtggggctgggctgggatcACAGCTCCGGCACAGCCATTCCCTGCTGCGGAGCGAGGTCAGGTCCGCGGGGACGGGGCAGGATCTGTTTGGCGAGCGGGCTCGTACGTCAGTGCCAGCGTGAAGGAAACCAGTCCAACCTGCCGCCCGGCTCCACTGCTGCCTGTTTCCCaactgctgcaggcacagcgtGAAAACACCTGCCTCTGCGCCCTGGGAGGAACGTGGCTATGGATAAAGGCTGGTGAGGTGAGGGCTGGCCCCGGGGAGAGCAGCTGCCAGCCGGGCACCGGGCactggggctgccagcagctccttgctgcagcctgatCACCCACAGTTCTGTCCCggatggggacaggaggggatGTATGCCCCAGTAACAACCCACTCGTGTGCAGGGTCGGCGTGATCGAGGAGTTGGAATGTCTTGTTGGAAGGGATGTGAAATTTCATCTTCGCTCTTAGGGAGGCCAGGGACTAGCGGGGCCATCCCAGCTTGCAGGGTGCCAAGCCTAAAACCCTCCTCATttcacagccccaagctgggGCAGGGAAACTCTGTCCCTCCACCTGCCCGGGGCTGCCCTCCTGACCCCCTGCTCCTGAGCACGCTGCATTCCCTGTTTTCCTCCAGCAAGGCCTGGCTGGAGCAGACCTTTTCCTGCATCCTGCCTGGGCAGTTTCAACACAAACTTCCCAATGGGTGATGTTCATTTCCAGGATTTCTGAACCCCACCCCCATCCCCCGGCATGCAGTACCCTCCTCTCCAGTTTGCATGCCCAGAACTGAGagcattttgctgctttctgcagctgcccTGCGCCTCTGGGTGCCGTGCCCCTGCAGGGTGTGAagcagagggagcagggctgccctcGGTGCCCCTGCTCTGACatctctgagctgcagctctcaggaagcagctctgcagctccaggaatGACGCCTTGCTGGAACTCGCTCTCCGTAGGTGGCTCTGTAGAAAGAGCAGGAGCGGAGCCGGGGCACCTGCTGCTCCCGATGCTGCAGATGCCCTCACAGCCTCTCAGGAGCAGCTTCTGGAGAAAACCTGCGGTGCTGCTCTGACTCAGGTGCTTTCCAGGTTGGTAAAAACATGGCTATTCCTACGCAGAGCTTAGTCAAttgttttgaagatgaaaaggaaattcagcAGTACTTTCGAATGCCAGTTTGACCCATGAACTCAAAACCTCTCCGCCCAACACTGAAAGAGATGAAAGGCTGAAAGTCAGCTCTTTTCTCTCTGGTTTTACTGCAGCGCTCCGGTGGCCAGCAGCACCCGGGGTGAGCGCAGAGCTCAGCTGTGGTTTCCCCGAGATGCTTTGAGATGAAGGTGGGGGAGCAGCCACAGCCGAGCAGTGTTTTGGAGGGgatagaaaagcagcagcaggaggagcatcCTCGGCAGCACCCACACGTGCAGGGTCTGCACCCCACAGTGCTGCCCCTACCGCAGCacctggcagtgctggtggctgcaCTGCTCCTGAGGCTTTCAGAAtgagcctccagcagcacccctTCACCTcagcctgttttgttttcccctaaATCATCAGCCACACAACGGGCCGCACTGCGTCTTTTCCAGCAGGCTCCCTCCTTCCTCATTTCTGGTcccactgcttttgtttttcacttctttacGTGAAACACGGGCTGTGTATGATGGGCTGCACCTCATCTCAGCGCTTCCAAATTCTGCCCCTGCCAGCTGTGACTCAGGGGCTGACAGTGGGGTGATGGGACATCAGCTGCTCTCCAGGAAACGAAGCCGAGCTGGGCACAGCCATGGAGCGGGgctgctgccacctccctgctgagACCTGGCTGCCCCTGGGTGCCACAGGAAGCCAGGGTCCTGAGCTCTGTGAGTCAGGGCTGCTCTGAGGCTTTGCAGTGTCCAGATGCTCTCAGTTTCTCTTGCACTTTTTATGCATGACCTTTCCACTGGCTCTCCACTGGGAAATTCCTCTTCTCGAGACAAATCACACATCATCACACAGGTTTGCGCTGCCTCCAGGAAAGCCCTCAAGCTCTCCTGTAGTCCAACCTGccagaagggaaagcaaagccAGGTCAGCCCTGACCCTGAGGCTGGGGTCACCACCAGGCGGGATACAGCCCTGGGGCCCTGAGCAGAGCCCACAGCTCACTCTAGAGCTGAGCTCTGAGCCTTGCAGTGCCCAGAACACCCACACGCACTGGCGTGTGCAGGATGCACAGCAGGCAGGGGGTGGTCACTCAGCCCCAGAAATGGGGAATGGGAGCCAGGAGGcatggagaagggagagagcagCAGTCCTGGGCTGTGGGTCTGGCCGTGACATGTTTGGGGTGGAACATCAGCCCTGGGGGCACTGCAGGACTGCTGCTGCGCTCAGTGATGCTCCTGTAACATGTTGCCAAGGTGCTGCTGCgctgtgcttcagaaatgtAATTGAACAGGGAGGCAGACACGTGATATATTCctattttcactttcttggCAATGTACCATATGATTTGGAAAAGCCCCCAGCACTCCCGCCCggggctgctggcaggaaaTGCCCAGCCTTGTGCTGATCTGAGCGGTGCTGAGTGGGTGGACAGCGAAGAAAAGTGGAAGTTGCAGCACAGCTACTTTCCTCCCACTGCGATAACTCCTCCGAGACGTCACTGAGCCAGCCTCCGGGGGGAAAAACAAGCGCTCGCAGCCCGCCAGGCTCAGCTCGCACCCTGCTCTCCAGCTCAGCACCTGCGGAGGATGCGCTGCCGCCATGGCCCTCTGCGCTGCCCTGGCCCTGAGCGtggctctgctgcttgcttggCCGGCACACGGTAAGTGCCCCATGCCCCTGCCCAGGAAGCTGCTCCTGGGGGCTGctcctcacccccccccccgaaCCCACAGCACCAAGGACTGCGGTGGGGGAGGCACGCAGGGGGGAGCGGCATGTGGCGATGGCGATGCTGCCGTGGGACCCCGTGGCTTGGGACTGCTTTTGGAACACCAGCTTCTTGCCTGTTCTCTTCCCTATCTGTGAACCTAAAGCCTTCTGAGCACTCAGACCCTTTTGAGCACTCAGCCCCTGCTTACCGCTCTGCGTTCAGGCTGTGGGGCTTCGTGTCATTAGCGCCTGGTCGTTAGCGCACACACTGCGGGCAGCGCAGCTCCGGGGCTCGGTGTTTGATGGCTGACAGCGGCGGTGGGGGAAGCGAGCACAGAGAGGGTGACAGATGTTATCGAGCGGTGTTTTGCTGCCAGGTAACAATACCGAAATTCAGGCAGGAGGTGTgaaaaagtctattttttttccagccagtAGAAGAGCAAAACAGGAAGGCTGAATCCAAACAGAGAGCTTGCTAGCGGGCAGCAGCACTTGGGGGCGCAGACACAAGGGGGAGGAAAGCAGGGATGTGCTCACGGCTGGGCTCTCTCTgcaggagagaggaagggaaagagaatgaGTAAATGCTGGAGCATGGGACTGTTCCGGGGAAATCCCTGCGCCAGGACTGAGCCTGTGGCTCTTCGGGGCCAGCAGAGTGTCCGTGGCCATGGCCCAGGCAAGGTGGCCCTGTTCGGGAGCCCACAGCTGACGGCTCTATCCCGCAGGTGAGCTGCGGTTAAAGCCCACGCGCGTGCGCTTCGTGGCGGAGACGGTGTACCAcctgctgcagtgggagccGGGCCGCGACGCTCCCAGCAACGTCCGCTACGACGTGGAGCACAAAATGTGAGTATGGTGCCCGGGGGGGTGCAGCAGGGGCAGCAAGGCCCTCAGCACCACGCTCACCCCAGGTGCTTCCCCCGGCAGCTACGGCACCGACATCCCCTGGACGGCCATCCCGAACTGCATGAGGATCCGTGAGCACAGCTGCGACCTCACCTACTACACCCTGGATCCCTCCCTGCGCTACTACGCGCGAGTGCGAGCCGTGGTCGGGAACCACACATCCGACTGGAAAAGGACCAACGCCTTCTCCCCGCAGGAAGGTAGGTCAGCGCCCACCCCATTCCTCGGCCGCTCCAAAGCCCTCGGAGCTGCACGAGGCCTCTCCGCCGTGCTCCTGAACCTCCCCTCTCTGCAGCCAGCCTGCGCCTGTCCGGCCACAGCCTGTCCGTGATGGACAACAGCATCcatgtgcagctgcagctgctgctccggGCAGGGAACCGCACCGTGAAGTACGAGGACATCCAGAAGCACGCGAGGCGCTACCGGGTGTACATCCGACGGGCGCGGGACAACCAGACGGTGAGCATCAGTCCTCCATCCGAGTTAACACTGAGCCGGGATGCTGCGCATATTTCTCTGCACAGTTTACTGTAGTGGGCCCTCCAGCTCATGGAGGGATTTTGggtcaggctgctgctgccagcggCTCTGCTAAGCACCCAGGGGGCTTTCTCCagaggatggaggaggaggaaggagcagagcctggggcCCAGCTCTCGGGTACCAGCTGTGCTCTCTCACTGCAGTATGAAGTGTGGGAGACCGCCTCAGAGTTCCACATCCACAACCTCTTCTGGAACACCGAGTACTGCATCAGCGTGGAGCCCGACGTGGCCAGCCGGAACATCCCTGCCACGCGCACTGCTGAGCAGTGCGTCACCATTGGCCACAGAGACAGTAAGgagggagtggggctgggggggcctTGTGGGACCTGGTCAGCCCCCAACCCTGGGGGGAGCTGAGCCTGTTGCAGTGTCTCTACACAATGTGCTCCATGGGTTCCGCACTTCCCAGCTCACCTGGGCACGTCCTCTCTTGCAGGGAGTGCAGAATTCATCCCAATCACTGTCAGCTCCTTCGCCATCGTCCTCTTCCTTCTGGGCATCCTGGGGGCTCTGCTGGTCTGCATGTACCTAAAGAAACCCATGAGGCCACCATTGGTCCTGGTAAGGCAGCAGGCACACAGTGCACTTTCTGGTTGCTGCAAAGGATGGGAGAGACAAGCTACAAGCAGGGAGGAAGCAGGGCTCACTCCTCTCTTTTCTATCCCTCCCAGAAGTCCTTTATAAAGCAGAGCTCGCTTTGGGTGGAGCAGGAGACCTCATCCTCGGGGAGCACggatgcagtgcagcagctgttcCTGTGCCAGAAGGAGCCCCAGCACCACGGTGCCCCCAGCACCACGGGTACAGCCCAGCCACCATCGGAGAAGAGCGgcctgctgccagcatggcccaaggagcaggcagtggggagcagggacagcagctgcaccagcacCGACAGCGGCATCTGCCTGCactcttcctcctcatcctcatcttcatcctcctcttccaaGCTGAGCCACTCCGAGAACTGCGGCTACAAGCGGCAGCTGCCTGTTGGCGATGACAGTGGTGTGGGCTTGGAGAGCCCTGCTGGGAGCCTCATGGAAGCTACACATGGAGCAGAGCCTGACCTCTGCTCTGCCGCTGGGCAGGACAGCCCGCACGAGGTGGAGTTCCGTGGGTACCTGCAGCAGTCCAAGGGCACGGTGGAGCCAAGACAGGGGCGAGCCGATGGGGAGACGCTCTGGGCCTGTGCAGGAGCCCTGTGGGGCCAGGCTGGCACTGACATCATGCTGGATATGGACAGCATGGAGCTGCCGGTGGCCAAAGGGTACCTGAAGCAGTCCTCTCCTGAGTGTCCCCGCAGCCACACACCAGCCCTTGCTGCCCCAGTGTCCTCTCTGCTGAGCTATGGGACTCCCCTGGACTCCAAGGCCAACCCTGAGCTCCTGGAGGTTCCCTTTGACCTGGGTATCTTTGACACTGACCTGCTGGGGACGCTGCCCCTCATCTCCAGCCTCAGCTCCCACGAGTGCAAACCAACCCACTGAGCGTGCGCAGCGGGGACAGCAAGGACAGCTGCCTGTGAGTGCCCTGCGACCCGGACACCACTACCTCTCACTGCTGCCCCTCGGGAGCAGCCACTCGATAAGCTACCGCCGACCCCCGAATGTCAGCACATCGACCAGAGCACAGCCTTGGCAAGCTCACCCCGGAGCCACCTGCATTGCTACAGCTGGGGCAGCTTCCCACCAAGCAGCAAGCCCAGCGCAGCCAGCACCCCGGTGACACtaatgggacatggggacaagcTGCGCTGGACCACCGAGACCAAGGACACGCACCAGCACTGGGgctcagagcacagctccacagcacagggcacagctccAGGGTTTGGGCTCCCTTTGCCGCGCTTGCATTCCCCGCTTCCCCCTTCTGTGGGCGAGCAGCGCGTGGTCGGTGTCACCCGAACCTTTCACAACACCGATACCGAAAGCGCAGCGCAGCACCACGTCAGCTTTCTCCCTGCCGCCGCGGGGACCTCCCGCCCTGCTGGTCGCCCTCTGAAAGAGCCAGGGACTCCCTCTGCCCTACAGAGCCCACAGCCCCACGGCGCTGAGCCCAGCAGCGCCCACCACGCGCTCAGCACGATGGTCGATGTTCTGCCATTTTACGTACAGATACtatttattctatttaattTGTAAATACAGCAAAGGACAAAGTGTTATTTCTTCGCTCCACTCatcatttctcctcttttatggccaggctgtgctttctgttctcGAATATGGACATTTCCCCACGGCAGACAATGACAATGTGCCTTCGCTGGGGTTCAGAtgctctctctgctctgcaggggaACCGCTGCAGCCCCCCCGGGTTCCCCCGCCCCTCCTCCTTCCAATTCCACGTCCTTTTTCCCTGAGGTTGgggatttttgctttcttttcttttttttNNNNNNNNNNNNNNNNNNNNNNNNNNNNNNNNNNNNNNNNNNNNNNNNNNNNNNNNNNNNNNNNNNNNNNNNNNNNNNNNNNNNNNNNNNNNNNNNNNNNNNNGTTCGACTTCCTCTGAAAAACGGCGTCGTCAGAAACAAGCGCGAGGTTTCTGCGCTCCTGACGTCAAGCTCTGCAGCTGTCCCCGGGGCTGCGCCGGGCTCTGCTGTTTCCCACTCACCGTGGGAGGCTCCAGCGGGCGGCAGCTGGGGCTGAAGGACACcaattcccccccccccctttccgGCGAGCTCTCCTTTCGGTGAAACAGACGGCTTTGCCAGAAAACCACACGCTTCAGcttcaaaagcaaagagcaCAGACGGCCCCTCTGGctctgggaaactacaggcgctcacattttcctctgtgaagTCACAGCTCAGCACGCTGAGGATGTTCCTCTCCcattccttctgcagaaagctctttcctccccctccctccccatgcAGTGCGTAGCATCGCATCTCGGCCCCCTGCCTCCGGGGGGGGCTGTGCCTGTGAAGACCCTTTtcctccccagcaccagcacttgAATGCATTTCCAGTGATGCTCCAACATTTCCAAACCATTTCCAAAAAATCCCCCACCCACAGAGTCCCGTGCCCGGGGGTGTGAAGCACAGAGGGGATGGAGGCAGCAGAGGGCGGCCCAGGGAGGGGCAGAGCCAGACTGTGCCCAGAGCTGTCCCCATAGAGCTCAGTCCCGCGGGGACCTGTCCTGCTGTGCCCAACAGCCCGGCACTGGG
The DNA window shown above is from Numida meleagris isolate 19003 breed g44 Domestic line chromosome 23, NumMel1.0, whole genome shotgun sequence and carries:
- the IL10RA gene encoding LOW QUALITY PROTEIN: interleukin-10 receptor subunit alpha (The sequence of the model RefSeq protein was modified relative to this genomic sequence to represent the inferred CDS: inserted 1 base in 1 codon), translated to MALCAALALSVALLLAWPAHGELRLKPTRVRFVAETVYHLLQWEPGRDAPSNVRYDVEHKIYGTDIPWTAIPNCMRIREHSCDLTYYTLDPSLRYYARVRAVVGNHTSDWKRTNAFSPQEASLRLSGHSLSVMDNSIHVQLQLLLRAGNRTVKYEDIQKHARRYRVYIRRARDNQTYEVWETASEFHIHNLFWNTEYCISVEPDVASRNIPATRTAEQCVTIGHRDRSAEFIPITVSSFAIVLFLLGILGALLVCMYLKKPMRPPLVLKSFIKQSSLWVEQETSSSGSTDAVQQLFLCQKEPQHHGAPSTTGTAQPPSEKSGLLPAWPKEQAVGSRDSSCTSTDSGICLHSSSSSSSSSSSSKLSHSENCGYKRQLPVGDDSGVGLESPAGSLMEATHGAEPDLCSAAGQDSPHEVEFRGYLQQSKGTVEPRQGRADGETLWACAGALWGQAGTDIMLDMDSMELPVAKGYLKQSSPECPRSHTPALAAPVSSLLSYGTPLDSKANPELLEVPFDLGIFDTDLLGTLPLISSLSSHEXQTNPLSVRSGDSKDSCL